In a single window of the Populus alba chromosome 16, ASM523922v2, whole genome shotgun sequence genome:
- the LOC118050091 gene encoding carbon catabolite repressor protein 4 homolog 1, with protein sequence MLSVIRVHLPSDIPIVGCELTPYVLLRRPDTNATTDDVPESAPLDGHFLRYKWYRIQSDRKVAICSVHPSEQATLQCLGCVKAKIPVAKSYHCSPKCFSDAWQHHRVLHDRAASAINENGNEEEELFGRFNSSGSGGINTSLSGSASSASLTNGSTPLYPAAVTQRSGGETWFEVGRSKTYTPSADDIGHVLKFECVVVDAETKLPVGHSNTLLTSRVIPAPSPTPRRLISVSGLDAMAPLDSDGRISSTGTFTVLSYNILSDVYATNDTYGYCPSWALSWPYRRQNLLREIVGYRADIVCLQEVQSDHYEEFFAPELDKHGYQALYKRKTNEVYNVNTHTIDGCATFFRRDRFSHVKKYEVEFNKAAQSLTDALVPSAQRKTALNRLVKDNVALIVVLEAKFSNQGADNPGKRQLLCVANTHINVHQDLKDVKLWQVLTLLKGLEKIAASADIPMLVCGDFNSVPGSAPHSLLAMGKVDQLHPDLVVDPLGILRPHSKLTHQLPLVSAYSSFARVGVGLGSDQQRRRMDATTNEPLFTNCTRDFIGTLDYIFYTADSLTVESLLELLDEESLRKDTALPSPEWSSDHIALLAEFRCKPRPRR encoded by the exons atgcTGAGCGTGATACGTGTGCATCTTCCATCGGATATTCCTATTGTTGGTTGTGAGTTAACGCCGTATGTTCTTTTACGGCGACCGGACACGAATGCGACTACCGATGACGTGCCCGAGTCTGCCCCTCTTGACGGTCATTTCTTGAGATACAAGTG GTATCGGATACAAAGTGATAGAAAAGTTGCTATATGTAGTGTACATCCATCTGAGCAAGCCACACTGCAGTGTCTAGGCTGTGTTAAGGCCAAAATACCTGTTGCCAAAAGTTACCATTGCTCTCCCAAGTGCTTCTCTGATGCATGGCAGCATCATCGAGTTCTACATGACCGTGCTGCAAGTGCTATAAATGAAAATGGAAACGAAGAAGAAGAGTTGTTTGGGCGTTTCAATAGCTCAGGATCTGGAGGTATTAATACTAGTTTATCTGGTTCCGCATCCAGTGCTAGCTTGACAAATGGTTCCACACCGTTATATCCTGCGGCAGTGACACAAAGGAGTGGTGGTGAAACTTGGTTTGAAGTTGGGCGTTCTAAAACATATACACCATCAGCTGATGATATTGGCCACGTTCTCAAGTTTGAATGCGTTGTGGTAGATGCAGAAACTAAACTCCCTGTAGGACATTCAAACACACTACTAACTTCCCGTGTCATCCCAGCCCCCTCTCCAACTCCTCGTCGTTTGATCTCAGTTAGTGGACTTGATGCAATGGCACCTTTAGATTCAGATGGTCGTATCTCATCAACAGGAACTTTTACTGTGCTCTCATACAACATTTTATCTGATGTGTATGCTACAAATGACACGTATGGTTATTGTCCTTCATGGGCCCTTTCTTGGCCGTATCGCCGACAGAACTTACTACGGGAAATAGTTGGCTATCGTGCAGACATTGTTTGCCTTCAGGAG GTACAAAGTGATCATTATGAGGAATTTTTCGCCCCTGAGCTGGACAAGCATGGCTATCAAGCCCTGTATAAGAGAAAAACCAATGAG GTTTACAATGTAAATACTCATACAATTGATGGTTGTGCAACATTTTTTCGCAGAGATAGATTTTcgcatgttaaaaaatatgag GTTGAATTTAATAAGGCTGCTCAGTCTTTGACTGATGCATTGGTTCCAAGTGCTCAAAGAAAAACTGCTCTAAATCGATTAGTTAAG GATAATGTTGCATTAATAGTTGTTCTGGAAGCAAAATTTAGTAATCAAGGAGCTGATAATCCTGGAAAGCGGCAGCTACTTTGTGTT GCAAATACGCATATAAATGTCCACCAAGATTTAAAGGATGTCAAGCTTTGGCAg GTCCTTACTCTCTTGAAAGGATTGGAGAAAATAGCTGCTAGTGCTGACATTCCTATGTTGGTGTGTGGAGATTTCAATTCAGTTCCTGGAAG TGCTCCTCATTCTCTTCTAGCCATGGGTAAGGTGGATCAGTTGCACCCGGATTTGGTAGTAGATCCTCTTGGAATCTTACGGCCTCACAGCAAGCTTACACATCAGCTGCCACTG GTCAGTGCATACTCATCGTTTGCAAGAGTGGGTGTTGGTCTTGGTTCGGATCAGCAGAGGAGGAGAATGGATGCCACAACAAATGAACCCTTATTTACAAACTGCACTAGAGACTTCATTGGCACCCTAGATTACATATTTTACACAG CGGACTCTTTAACGGTGGAGTCATTGTTGGAACTCCTGGATGAGGAAAGCTTGAGGAAAGACACAGCCCTTCCATCTCCGGAGTGGTCCTCTGATCATATAGCACTTCTCGCTGAATTTCGCTGCAAGCCTAGACCAAGACGTTAA